One region of Culex pipiens pallens isolate TS chromosome 2, TS_CPP_V2, whole genome shotgun sequence genomic DNA includes:
- the LOC120414743 gene encoding uncharacterized protein DDB_G0289917-like, whose translation MSIASTIEQYRKGSSFGDWAERLEYNFKANKYTDDLMKTHFMNLCGSYLYSELKTIYKKSDLDKATYTELVEKLKQKLDKTEPDLVQRFRFSKRIQHPDETAEEFVQAVKLQAEFCNFGEFRDNAILDRVLVGLTDDDLKEQLLKEEKLTIAKMDKYITTWNIAKSNVHAINARTHTPPGNINQIRRPVRERLGFNPYNNRQNSQYRNNYNRTNNYNRQEHFNNQQRAHISPRAHNSQRTVRFQHSNRNFNRNANYNNNNNGYNGGNNNFRYRTDYSRMTCDHCGQLGHIKRKCFRLRNQRREAVNFVTEDRAGPSGRQSAGPSGGSSAETGAERQLSNMMGRLSTGGNVDLDTSDTDCEEWNAGVGWKRGNPRS comes from the exons ATGAGCATTGCTTCCACAATTGAGCAGTACCGAAAGGGTTCGTCCTTCGGTGACTGGGCTGAAAGATTAGAATACAATTTTAAAGCCAACAAGTATACCGACGACTTGATGAAAACTCACTTTATGAATTTATGTGGTTCATACTTATactctgaactgaaaactatttacaaaaaatctgatCTCGATAAAGCAACCTATACAGAATTAGTTGAAAAACTCAAACAAAAACTGGATAAGACTGAACCGGACCTGGTTCAGCGGTTCCGTTTCAGCAAGAGGATTCAGCATCCTGACGAAACCGCTGAAGAGTTTGTCCAGGCGGTCAAACTCCAGGCCGAGTTTTGCAATTTTGGGGAGTTTCGCGATAATGCAATTTTAGATCGGGTTTTAGTGGGTTTAACTGACGATGACTTAAAAGAGCAACTTTTGAAAGAGGAGAAATTGACGATTGCTAAAATGGACAAATATATTACTACATGGAATATAGCTAAATCAAATGTACACGCAATCAACGCACGAACACACACACCACCAGGGAACATCAATCAAATTAGAAGGCCAGTTCGGGAGCGACTTGGCTTTAACCCATACAATAATAGACAGAACTCGCAATATCGAAATAATTACAATAGAACAAATAACTACAATAGACAGGAACATTTTAACAATCAGCAACGTGCACACATTTCACCACGAGCTCACAATTCTCAGCGTACTGTTCGATTTCAACACAGCAACAGAAATTTTAATCGAAATGCTAattacaacaacaataacaatggTTACAATGGGGGAAACAATAACTTCAGATACAGGACGGACTATTCCCGCATGACGTGTGATCACTGTGGTCAGTTGGGTCACATCAAGCGGAAGTGCTTCAGGCTGAGGAACCAGAGAAGGGAAGCGGTAAACTTTGTTACTGAGGACAGAGCGGGACCTTCAGGTAGACAGTCAGCTGGACCTTCAGGTGGATCGTCTGCTGAGACTGGTGCGGAGAGACAGCTGTCTAACATGATGGGGCGGCTGAgcactggtgggaatgttgatCTCGACACATCTGATACTGACTGTGAGGAGTGGAATGCAG GTGTTGGCTGGAAGCGGGGAAATCCTCGCTCATAG
- the LOC120414742 gene encoding uncharacterized protein LOC120414742, with product MIVCEVCRKSIDPSQKKVKCSGPCGKAFHLLCADLNKTYGRALAAKVGLYWFCTECRTILDQRNKSSNQSVTLTDLFKMLETVNKKLSENNSGEPSTNCVTDTVSALELLPEEIWLKVFQSLNGCQLRQIRMTCRSWNQIVGSSPSVMKKLVLRVSNGIVLDQDCEEAELLLACNSRYSHIVLNQIRIIQVDTWWPLIAENLESLSISKSQITINTLLTMLEPLRNLKSLTFTCGPFVNARNCPTRLNFELPSLETLILEEVDQSELLDVFKQLCPRLKVLKIPTGSCTETHPQKVAKLVDAVKGTLQEVDFPMSTRLWQMLNAIDGIRLQGISLSKCNEQSAMKESHLINLSQKYSTIKSLSLSSSETTLEAIGKNLTDLERIRITLRGRTDSVSTAFLHQMLNLSHLEINRGERYYSNAIDFINCRNNSLKVLHLGDLNISKSFSNAFPYVSHLNLYDCRCPTWSYIFDSAMKSLQHITLKSIRVENEAECLAEHFNNLKFLSITSCEISKSTLIALFSLCPNLSELKLHCVDKVDDDIVLKICKKLSKLKSLSITDCYNTTSRSRESIEKLQSQIGFYHFCNNAIRPKREEYFSNYYDSDSEYSD from the exons ATGATAGTGTGTGAAGTTTGTCGCAAATCGATTGATCCATCCCAGAAGAAGGTGAAATGCAGTGGTCCCTGTGGGAAAGCTTTCCACCTGCTATGTGccgatctgaacaaaacctacggAAGAGCTTTGGCCGCCAAGGTTGGACTGTACTGGTTTTGTACCGAATGCCGAACGATTCTCGACCAGAGGAACAAATCGTCGAACCAATCGGTCACGTTGACGGATCTCTTTAAAATGCTTGAAACTGTGAATAAGAAATTGAGCGAAAACAACTCTGGTGAGCCTTCAACAAATTGTGTGACTGATACGGTTTCTGCTTTGGAACTTTTGCCGGAGGAAATCTGGCTTAAGGTATTCCAAAGTTTAAATGGATGCCAACTGCGCCAAATTCGAATGACGTGCCGCAGCTGGAATCAAATCGTGGGCAGTTCCCCATCCGTTATGAAGAAATTGGTGCTTCGTGTCTCAAATGGCATCGTACTTGATCAAGATTGTGAAGAAGCTGAGTTACTTTTAGCATGCAACAGCCGCTATTCACACATCGTTTTGAACCAGATAAGAATCATTCAAGTGGACACCTGGTGGCCGTTGATAGCTGAAAATCTGGAAAGTCTCTCCATATCGAAAAGTCAGATTACGATCAACACTTTGCTCACCATGCTGGAACCGTTACGTAACCTAAAAAGTCTCACATTTACATGTGGACCCTTTGTCAATGCTCGCAATTGTCCAACAAGACTAAACTTCGAATTGCCTTCGCTGGAAACGCTGATTTTGGAGGAGGTTGACCAGAGCGAACTATTGGATGTTTTCAAGCAGCTTTGCCCTCGACTGAAAGTGTTGAAAATTCCCACCGGAAGTTGTACTGAGACACATCCTCAGAAAGTGGCCAAGCTAGTCGATGCCGTCAAAGGAACACTGCAAGAAGTTGACTTTCCCATGTCAACTCGTTTATGGCAAATGCTTAATGCGATCGATGGAATTCGTTTGCAAGGAATATCGCTCTCGAAGTGCAATGAACAATCTGCTATGAAAGAGAGCCACTTAATAAATTTAAGTCAAAAATATTCCACCATCAAGTCTTTGAGTCTGTCATCGTCAGAAACG acCCTCGAAGCGATTGGAAAAAACCTGACAGATCTTGAACGAATACGAATTACTCTTCGTGGAAGAACGGATTCTGTTTCTACAGCATTTCTTCATCAAATGTTAAATCTTAGTCACTTGGAAATCAATCGCGGTGAACGTTATTACAGCAATGCAATCGACTTCATCAACTGCAGAAATAACAGCTTAAAAGTTCTACATTTGGGAGACTTAAATATTAGTAAAAGCTTCTCAAATGCTTTCCCCTACGTTAGCCACCTCAATCTGTACGATTGTAGATGTCCAACCTGGTCGTACATATTTGATTCTGCCATGAAATCACTCCAACACATAACTCTAAAATCTATCAGAGTTGAGAATGAAGCGGAATGTCTAGCGGAAcacttcaataatttaaaatttctaagcaTTACTTCATGTGAAATCAGTAAATCAACCTTAATTGCACTGTTTTCTCTTTGCCCTAATCTTTCAGAGCTTAAGTTACACTGTGTTGATAAAGTTGATGATGATATTGtcttaaaaatatgcaaaaagctTAGCAAACTGAAAAGCCTCTCTATAACAGATTGTTACAACACAACAAGTCGCTCCCGGGAGAGCATAGAAAAGCTTCAATCGCAAATTGGTTTCTACCATTTTTGCAATAACGCCATCAGGCCAAAAAGAGAAGAATATTTCTCAAATTATTATGATTCTGACTCTGAATATTCAGATTAA